One stretch of Daphnia pulicaria isolate SC F1-1A chromosome 8, SC_F0-13Bv2, whole genome shotgun sequence DNA includes these proteins:
- the LOC124312503 gene encoding extensin-2-like, with the protein MSLSGSIKNVNKILLIQCLLWASNGVLGGMMPKGHMGRMEHKANEAGEYYYTQPQSYYPTPAPEYYTEAPKYYSTPSYYTQPTPYYTTPSYYTETEKYYATKAPEYYTTASYYTEAHKYYSAPSYYTTTVSYPASYQRAAPSY; encoded by the exons ATGA GTCTGTCTGGTTCGATCAAAAACGTAAATAAGATCTTGCTGATTCAATGTCTATTGTGGGCATCCAATGGCGTTTTGGGTGGTATGATGCCTAAAGGTCACATGGGCAGGATGGAGCATAAAGCCAATGAAGCCGGCGAATACTACTACACTCAACCTCAAAGCTACTACCCAACTCCGGCGccagagtactacaccgaggctccaaaaTACTACTCCactccgagctactacactcAGCCGACcccttactacaccactcccagctactacaccgagactGAGAAATACTACGCTACAAAGGCgccagagtactacaccacagcaagttactacaccgaagctcaCAAGTACTATTCCGCTCCGTCATACTACACTACTACTGTGTCGTATCCCGCCAGCTATCAGAGGGCAGCGCCATCGTAttga